The uncultured Celeribacter sp. genome includes the window CGTCACCATCGTCGGCCCGAATGGATCGGGCAAATCCACCATGCTGCGCATTTTGATCGGCGCGCTGAAACCGACAGAGGGCAAGGTGAAGCGGCGGAAGGGGCTGAAAATCGGCTACGTGCCGCAAAAGCTGCATATCGATCCGACCCTGCCGCTCACCGTGCGCCGGTTTCTGTCCCTGCCCCGCCGCGTCAGCGACGAGGCCGCCCATGCCGCGCTGCATGATGCCGGTGCAGGCCATCTGTGCAGCCATCAAATGACGGATTTGTCCGGCGGGCAGTTCCAGCGCGTCTTGTTGGCGCGGGCGCTGCTGATGCAACCCGACCTGTTGATTCTGGATGAAGCCACGCAGGGGCTGGACCAGCCCGGTTCGGCAGATTTCTACAGCCAGATCGAAACAGTGCGGCGGGAAAAGGGCTGCGCCGTGCTCATGGTGTCCCATGAATTGCATGTGGTCATGGCCGCCTCGGATCGCGTGGTCTGCCTGAACGGGCATGTCTGCTGTCAGGGCGCCCCGGAACATGTGGCCTCCGCGCCAGAATACCGCGCCCTGTTCGGCACCGGCACCCATGGCGCGCTGGCCCTGTACCGCCATCAGCACAGCCACAGCCATGACGGGTGCGACCACGATCATACGCACGACAACCCGGTCACCGCGCCACAGAAGGACAGCCTGTCATGACCCTGCTTGATGACTTCATTGTGCGGGCGGCGCTGGCCGGTCTGGGCCTTGTGCTGGCCGCCGCGCCGCTGGGCTGCTTCGTCGTCTGGCGCCGCATGGCCTATTTCGGCGATGCCACGGCCCATGCTGCCATTCTTGGCGTCGCGCTGGCGCTCGCCTTCAACATATCGATCTTTGCCGGGGTTCTGGCCATTGCGCTGATCATGGCCCTGACCGTATCGAGCCTTCATGGCCGCGGCTTTGCCATGGACACGCTGCTTGGCGTCATGGCCCATAGCTCTCTGGCCTTCGGGCTGGTGGCCGTCTCCTTCGTGCAGGGGGTGCGCGTCGATCTGATGGCCTATCTCTTCGGCGACATTCTGGCCGTCGGCAAGAACGACCTACTGGTCATCTGGATTGGGGCCGCGCTGGTGCTGGGCCTGTTGTACTGGCGCTGGTCGGCCTTGCTCACGGCTACGCTGAACCCGGATCTGGCCGCAGCGTCCGGCCTGTCGCCCAAACGCGAACAACTGATCCTGTCACTGGCGCTGGCACTGACCGTGGCGGTCGCGATCAAAGTGGTCGGCACCCTGCTAATCGCGGCAATGTTGTTGATCCCTGCGGCCGCTGCGCGCCCCTTTGCCCGCACCCCGGAACGCATGGCTGTGATCGCCACGCTGCTCGGTGGTGGAGCAGTTCTGGCCGGCATCGAAGCGGCCTTCGCCCTCGATAGCCCCACCGGCCCGACGATTGTCTGCACGGCAGCCATTCTCTTTGCCCTAAGCAATCTGTCACGGCTGCTGCGACGCTGAACTGGCTCAGCCCAATTCCAGTGTCGCCACGCCCCAAAGCGTAGCGGGGGCTGCAGGCCGGGGTGGCGCCCCGCGATACATGCGCGCCGTGGCAAAGCCCGATACGAAACCGTGTGCGTCTAAAGCCGCCTGAAATCCCGGCTGCGTCTCCGGCACATCGACAATGAGTTGCGTCGCGCCAACAGAGCGCGCCGCGGCCCCAACCAGCGCAAGCGCCCCGGCCTGATCCGGGGCTACGAGAGGCCCAATCTTGCTGCCGTCACGACACAGCCGTGCAGTCGCCATTCCGGCCACAGCCCCGTCACGCCACAGCAATGTGGTTTTTCGATCCGTCGCGTTCCGGCACCAGACCGAGAGGAAGGCGGGCCGCGCAAACCCATTGGCCGCCAGATCCAACGCCGCCACGGCCTCTGTATCGGCGTCGCGGCAGGCGCGCAGATCTTCAGAGCCAGCTTCGGCCTTGTCTGGACCGGCTTCCAGCGCAGCCAGACTGCCTTCATAGCGTGCGGTGGCGCCCGTCCGGACAAAACCAGAGCGCGCATAATTGTCTTGCTGGTCTGCCACACCATCCAGCCCCACGGTCCGTGTCCCGGCATGGGCCAGCGCATGGGACCAAAGCGCAAAGCCGATCCCCTGCCCCCGATACGCGGGGCGGCACAGGTAGAGACCCAGAAACGCCAGCGTTGCATCGTGATTGACGACAGAAATCGCCGCCATGATCTGCCCGTCGATCTCGGCCACGAAGAACCCGTCAGGATCTGAAGCATGGAACGCCGCCGCATCGTCGCGCCCGGGGTTCCACCCCTCATCCGCTGCCCAATCGAGAATGCACGACAACTCGGACAGAGATGCCTGCCGCAAAATCACTTGAAAGCTTCCTTCAGCGAGGTTGCCGCCGAGGGTTGTTCCCGCAGGTCGAGCGAGGTCAGGAGATTGAGTAGATGTTGTTTCATCAGTTCCTCGGCCTCTGACGGATCATGGCGTTCAAGTGCGCGGATCAGCGCGTGATGCGCATGGCTTTCGCACAGGGCCGTGCGGCGCTGCCAATAGAGCGCGATAATCAGGGACGAACGCGACACCAACTGCGCGATAAAATCGGCAATGGTCTGTTGATCGGCGATCCGGGCGA containing:
- a CDS encoding metal ABC transporter ATP-binding protein encodes the protein MSLISLNDVSVRLGGRQVLDHVSMSIAPAEIVTIVGPNGSGKSTMLRILIGALKPTEGKVKRRKGLKIGYVPQKLHIDPTLPLTVRRFLSLPRRVSDEAAHAALHDAGAGHLCSHQMTDLSGGQFQRVLLARALLMQPDLLILDEATQGLDQPGSADFYSQIETVRREKGCAVLMVSHELHVVMAASDRVVCLNGHVCCQGAPEHVASAPEYRALFGTGTHGALALYRHQHSHSHDGCDHDHTHDNPVTAPQKDSLS
- a CDS encoding metal ABC transporter permease, with the translated sequence MTLLDDFIVRAALAGLGLVLAAAPLGCFVVWRRMAYFGDATAHAAILGVALALAFNISIFAGVLAIALIMALTVSSLHGRGFAMDTLLGVMAHSSLAFGLVAVSFVQGVRVDLMAYLFGDILAVGKNDLLVIWIGAALVLGLLYWRWSALLTATLNPDLAAASGLSPKREQLILSLALALTVAVAIKVVGTLLIAAMLLIPAAAARPFARTPERMAVIATLLGGGAVLAGIEAAFALDSPTGPTIVCTAAILFALSNLSRLLRR
- a CDS encoding GNAT family N-acetyltransferase → MILRQASLSELSCILDWAADEGWNPGRDDAAAFHASDPDGFFVAEIDGQIMAAISVVNHDATLAFLGLYLCRPAYRGQGIGFALWSHALAHAGTRTVGLDGVADQQDNYARSGFVRTGATARYEGSLAALEAGPDKAEAGSEDLRACRDADTEAVAALDLAANGFARPAFLSVWCRNATDRKTTLLWRDGAVAGMATARLCRDGSKIGPLVAPDQAGALALVGAAARSVGATQLIVDVPETQPGFQAALDAHGFVSGFATARMYRGAPPRPAAPATLWGVATLELG